One Carassius auratus strain Wakin chromosome 16, ASM336829v1, whole genome shotgun sequence genomic window carries:
- the LOC113116723 gene encoding zinc finger protein 696 isoform X2: MEMFCYLAGPCSWLDMHNFIGDLMAANASVTGHPLREQRTGETPSSALPKVSHPPQSTPSRQSQVKSAVRFGLQEREPRGHESHVQHRSCTCPGCPLSSYPSSSSFHTLKPRSSLASQIQPPSAPQSTPPQQIKEPGAALVGLGLCVGLGLSLEEENTEPSSTSAHPQQEDKGTSTHSPIPQENPESPPVQAFPCLCCHRGFQTCSQLLRQQKDSGAHIAHRHYHHCPLSTCTSRTLPSFPCLSCQRSFPTCAQLLRHQQAHTQQEGLQQLPCMHCNASFPRPSQLLQHQRTQHASKAGGFLCGECGRAFNSHSNLRIHLNVHTGARPYSCSDCGKSFSQSGALKIHRRIHTGERPYTCTYCGRGFPHLAGVRAHQRIHTGDKPYRCGQCGKCFTQSGALKIHTRIHTGERPFVCGLCGKSFSNRSGIRFHHRMVHGIVTEPNSVGRPSLAASASSSVSDFQRIQASGLNQNHLREVEERSPPSREQLRGDRDKDALPYACEDCGQRFPDAPSRNKHQILQHYSKEERKKEESSSDKTVD; the protein is encoded by the exons Atggaaatgttttgttattta GCTGGTCCATGCTCATGGCTGGATATGCATAATTTTATTGGTGACCTTATGGCTGCAAATGCTTCAGTCACGGGTCATCCACTGAGAGAGCAACGTACTGGGGAGACACCGAGTTCTGCTTTGCCCAAAGTCTCTCATCCTCCCCAGTCTACCCCGTCCAGACAGAGCCAGGTGAAAAGTGCTGTTCGGTTTGGTCTGCAGGAAAGGGAACCCAGAGGTCATGAAAGCCATG TTCAGCATCGTTCCTGCACATGTCCCGGCTGCCCTCTTTCCTCATATCCTTCTAGTTCTTCTTTCCACACCTTAAAACCCAGAAGTAGCCTGGCCTCCCAGATCCAACCACCTTCAGCCCCACAGTCCACCCCACCGCAGCAGATTAAAGAGCCCGGTGCTGCCCTTGTCGGCCTAGGCTTGTGTGTAGGTTTGGGACTCTCTCTGGAAGAGGAAAACACTGAGCCCAGCAGCACATCTGCTCACCCCCAACAAGAGGACAAAGGCACTAGCACACACAGCCCAATCCCTCAGGAAAATCCTGAGTCCCCACCAGTTCAGGCCTTTCCGTGTCTATGCTGCCACCGTGGGTTTCAAACCTGTAGCCAACTTCTACGCCAACAAAAGGACTCAGGGGCACACATTGCCCACCGCCATTATCATCACTGCCCGCTCTCCACTTGCACGTCACGTACGCTCCCGTCCTTCCCCTGCCTATCTTGCCAGCGCAGCTTCCCCACCTGCGCCCAGCTCCTTCGCCATCAGCAGGCCCATACGCAACAGGAAGGCTTGCAGCAGCTCCCATGCATGCACTGCAATGCCTCTTTCCCCCGGCCATCACAACTGCTGCAGCACCAGCGAACCCAGCATGCGTCCAAAGCTGGCGGCTTCCTTTGCGGAGAGTGCGGCCGTGCATTCAACTCACACAGCAATCTGCGAATCCACCTCAACGTACATACAGGCGCCCGTCCATACAGCTGCTCCGATTGCGGCAAGAGCTTTAGCCAGTCCGGGGCGCTTAAAATTCACCGCcgaattcacaccggagagagaCCGTACACCTGCACTTATTGCGGAAGGGGTTTCCCTCACTTAGCTGGTGTGAGAGCACATCAGCGAATTCACACGGGGGATAAACCGTACCGCTGCGGTCAGTGTGGGAAGTGCTTTACTCAGTCTGGAGCTCTGAAGATCCACACTCGCATCCACACTGGCGAGAGGCCTTTCGTGTGTGGCCTCTGTGGGAAGAGCTTTTCAAACCGTTCCGGAATTCGCTTTCATCACCGCATGGTTCACGGGATCGTGACGGAGCCCAACTCCGTGGGAAGGCCTAGCCTGGCTGCCTCTGCGTCGTCCTCTGTTTCAGACTTCCAGAGAATTCAAGCTTCCGGTCTCAACCAGAACCATCTTCGGGAAGTGGAAGAGAGGAGTCCGCCCAGTAGAGAGCAGTTAAGAGGGGATCGGGACAAAGATGCCCTTCCGTATGCCTGTGAGGACTGTGGTCAGCGTTTTCCAGACGCTCCGTCTAGAAACAAACACCAGATATTGCAACACTATTCTaaggaagagagaaaaaaggaagAGAGCAGCTCTGACAAAACTGTAgattag
- the LOC113116723 gene encoding zinc finger protein 696 isoform X1: MDKDRLAAGPCSWLDMHNFIGDLMAANASVTGHPLREQRTGETPSSALPKVSHPPQSTPSRQSQVKSAVRFGLQEREPRGHESHVQHRSCTCPGCPLSSYPSSSSFHTLKPRSSLASQIQPPSAPQSTPPQQIKEPGAALVGLGLCVGLGLSLEEENTEPSSTSAHPQQEDKGTSTHSPIPQENPESPPVQAFPCLCCHRGFQTCSQLLRQQKDSGAHIAHRHYHHCPLSTCTSRTLPSFPCLSCQRSFPTCAQLLRHQQAHTQQEGLQQLPCMHCNASFPRPSQLLQHQRTQHASKAGGFLCGECGRAFNSHSNLRIHLNVHTGARPYSCSDCGKSFSQSGALKIHRRIHTGERPYTCTYCGRGFPHLAGVRAHQRIHTGDKPYRCGQCGKCFTQSGALKIHTRIHTGERPFVCGLCGKSFSNRSGIRFHHRMVHGIVTEPNSVGRPSLAASASSSVSDFQRIQASGLNQNHLREVEERSPPSREQLRGDRDKDALPYACEDCGQRFPDAPSRNKHQILQHYSKEERKKEESSSDKTVD, from the exons ATGGACAAAGACAGACTCGCA GCTGGTCCATGCTCATGGCTGGATATGCATAATTTTATTGGTGACCTTATGGCTGCAAATGCTTCAGTCACGGGTCATCCACTGAGAGAGCAACGTACTGGGGAGACACCGAGTTCTGCTTTGCCCAAAGTCTCTCATCCTCCCCAGTCTACCCCGTCCAGACAGAGCCAGGTGAAAAGTGCTGTTCGGTTTGGTCTGCAGGAAAGGGAACCCAGAGGTCATGAAAGCCATG TTCAGCATCGTTCCTGCACATGTCCCGGCTGCCCTCTTTCCTCATATCCTTCTAGTTCTTCTTTCCACACCTTAAAACCCAGAAGTAGCCTGGCCTCCCAGATCCAACCACCTTCAGCCCCACAGTCCACCCCACCGCAGCAGATTAAAGAGCCCGGTGCTGCCCTTGTCGGCCTAGGCTTGTGTGTAGGTTTGGGACTCTCTCTGGAAGAGGAAAACACTGAGCCCAGCAGCACATCTGCTCACCCCCAACAAGAGGACAAAGGCACTAGCACACACAGCCCAATCCCTCAGGAAAATCCTGAGTCCCCACCAGTTCAGGCCTTTCCGTGTCTATGCTGCCACCGTGGGTTTCAAACCTGTAGCCAACTTCTACGCCAACAAAAGGACTCAGGGGCACACATTGCCCACCGCCATTATCATCACTGCCCGCTCTCCACTTGCACGTCACGTACGCTCCCGTCCTTCCCCTGCCTATCTTGCCAGCGCAGCTTCCCCACCTGCGCCCAGCTCCTTCGCCATCAGCAGGCCCATACGCAACAGGAAGGCTTGCAGCAGCTCCCATGCATGCACTGCAATGCCTCTTTCCCCCGGCCATCACAACTGCTGCAGCACCAGCGAACCCAGCATGCGTCCAAAGCTGGCGGCTTCCTTTGCGGAGAGTGCGGCCGTGCATTCAACTCACACAGCAATCTGCGAATCCACCTCAACGTACATACAGGCGCCCGTCCATACAGCTGCTCCGATTGCGGCAAGAGCTTTAGCCAGTCCGGGGCGCTTAAAATTCACCGCcgaattcacaccggagagagaCCGTACACCTGCACTTATTGCGGAAGGGGTTTCCCTCACTTAGCTGGTGTGAGAGCACATCAGCGAATTCACACGGGGGATAAACCGTACCGCTGCGGTCAGTGTGGGAAGTGCTTTACTCAGTCTGGAGCTCTGAAGATCCACACTCGCATCCACACTGGCGAGAGGCCTTTCGTGTGTGGCCTCTGTGGGAAGAGCTTTTCAAACCGTTCCGGAATTCGCTTTCATCACCGCATGGTTCACGGGATCGTGACGGAGCCCAACTCCGTGGGAAGGCCTAGCCTGGCTGCCTCTGCGTCGTCCTCTGTTTCAGACTTCCAGAGAATTCAAGCTTCCGGTCTCAACCAGAACCATCTTCGGGAAGTGGAAGAGAGGAGTCCGCCCAGTAGAGAGCAGTTAAGAGGGGATCGGGACAAAGATGCCCTTCCGTATGCCTGTGAGGACTGTGGTCAGCGTTTTCCAGACGCTCCGTCTAGAAACAAACACCAGATATTGCAACACTATTCTaaggaagagagaaaaaaggaagAGAGCAGCTCTGACAAAACTGTAgattag